AGTAAGTACTTCCCTGCAAGGTGAATATCTATTGAGATATGTAGAAGTTACTAATTTTTATTCATTAAGTATTGGTATTGCCAATCTTATTATTGTAAACGGTTAATGAAAGCTGTTAAATGTTTTAACATAACGTTGTCGTTTGTACCGAATGTGCCGTCACCTTTACCTACTGTGATGCCGTTCGATGCTAAGATCGAGATGTCGCTATGTGCCCAGTGAGATGTTGGTACATCTGTGAAGTTTAAAGTATCCTGCTTCATTTTCAAGTCGAATGCTTTTACTAACACTTTTGCCATTTGAGCACGTGTTAATGGTGAAGCTGGATTGAATTTACCTTCATCACCAGTGAAAACGCCTAATTTATATAGTGCAGTTGCTGCACCTGCATATTTAGATGATGATTTAATATCTGTGAATGGTGAATTTGTATCAGATGTATCTAAACCTAATGTTTTAGCTAATTGAATTGCTACTTCACCACGTGATGCATAAACAGTGAAATCGATTGCTGAATCTTTTACTTCTTCTTTTTCAACTGAAGAAACTGCTGCAACTACTTTTTGACTTTCTCCAAAGCTTGCTACGCGTTTTGCTCCGTTATAACGCTTCGCCCAGTAAGAAGAACTTAAACTTGCTTCAGTAACGCCTGTGCTTGTACCAGCGTGAACGAATTTATTTCCTCCTAATGAGATACCAACGTGAGAAGCGGTTTTACCAGTTGTATTAAAGAATACTAAATCGCCTGGTTGTAAATCTGATTTTGAAACGGCACTACCTTGTTTATATTGAGCAGCTGCTGTACGGTTTAAGTCAAAGCCTAATTGCTTGAATACTAATTGAGTAAATCCAGAGCAATCTAACCCGCTTGCTGTTGTTCCTCCGTAAACGTATGGTACACCGATATATTTAGAAGCTGTTGCTGTTAATTCTGAAACTGATGCTGCTTGTGCTGTATTATTTGAACCCATCCCTACACCTGAAAAAATCATGAAAGTTGCAAAGATCGGTAATAAGATTTTCTTTTTCACTTTAAAATGGAACTCCCTTCAAAATAGGCCTCGCGATGAATATTCGAGGTATAACATAACGTAAAACTTGTTTGTTCATGTTTATTTAACCTAATAACAGGGTAACATATATAATTGTGATATTATTTTTCACTTGTGTAACAGTTTGCAGTATTTTGATATAAAAACAGAAAACACCGAATCTCAGCATTTACGCAGAGATTCGGTGTTTTTTGTAGAATATTTATATTAATGAAATAAAACTTGTAACATTACTGTAATGTAAGGTACTAGTATTTACCAGTTCATTTACTAGAAAAATGTTGAACTACATAATATTTCCCATTTTTAGATTGCTCAATGCCGATACCCATATGTGTATATACTTCTTTTAAAATATTGTCACGATGTTTCGGTGAAGCCATCCAAGCCTTTACCGTTGTTTCCGGTGACTCGAAGTTACGGGCTAAATTTTCTCCATAGCTTGTATACTCATAATCAAATAACGTCGCTAAATCCCACGGGTTGCCGTAAAAAGGTGAATTATGTTCGAAATAATTGCGTTTTAGCATATCCTTCACTTTAATAATGGCGATCTGTGCTAATTTCTTATCTTGCATAAGTGGCGAAAGTCCTTTAGCAGCCCGTTCCTTGTTAACAAGCTCCAATATTTTTTTCTCCCACTGTTTATGATGATTCACTGTATCAATATAATCCTTTTGCAAAAAGTCATATATTACATCCAAATTTTTAACCTTTTCCTTAAACTCCATTCCGCGCATAGTGAGTGCAGCTACATGAGCACGCGTAACAAATTCATTCGGTTCAAAAGTTTTGGCAGTCTTTCCTTTTACAATTTCCACATCTGCCAGTGATTCAATTATATCTTTTGCCCAATAGTTTTTAGGCAGATCCTTAAACGATGTCTTGTTTTTCTGATCCACTTCAACCGCATAGGCAAGAGCAATCATTTTTGAAATATGTGCGCGCTTTAAAGGGGCTTCAGGATGAAACTCACTAGCGTTTTGAATAATCCCCAATTCTGCTAGTTTACAAATTTCTTTATAATAACGGTGATCTGTAGGAACATCCGTAAATTTTGGAACAAAATCAGTCGTTAGTTGTACGCCCATCGTTCTTGCAATAATACTTGCCGCCTCAGCACGAGTCGTCGTACTGTTCGGTTTGAATGTACCGTCTGTATAGCCTTCCATAAAACCTTTTTCAACTAGCTCATATATTACAGGTGCCGCCCAATACGTACTTTTCACATCGGTGAAAGTTGGAGTCGTTTTTGCATATGCCTCAGAAGATGGTGCATGTAATAAACACGCAATGATGGACCCCATAATTAAAACCCGTTTCATCAAACCCCCCCTATCAGTCCATAACTTATTATACAATGGATTAATTACTTTTCTCTTAACAGAAAAACTTGCAACTAACTTAAAAGCCACGAAATAGAAATTTTACGCCAAATTCGACAGAAATCTTTCTTATATTCTATAATTAGGCGCCTCGCTTTAATCTAAGTTTATACTAAAAAATACCCCAAAAGGCAGATTCTCCATTCTACCTTTTGGGGTACAGTAATTAAATTATAGTATTTTCAATAAAATTACAAGCCTAATTCAAAAATAGCAGCCTGCAGTTTATTGTAGTTTTTCACTAAAGACTTTTGGTTGATAGTCAGGCGTTCGTAAGCAGTTTTCGCAGACTTCGCTCTTGAAGCATACGTTCTTAAAGATGAATCCAAATCCTCTATTTGCTTCATGACACGTTCCGCCGCTTTTAAATCTTTTTCGGCTTGCTGAAGTACAGAATAGTTCAGTACTTGGCGCTTAGACCCGGAAGGAAGTGCTTTATATGCAGCTACTGCATTTGTAACATCAGTATCAAAACTGCTTGAAGAAGAATTCAATGAGGCAATGATTGATGTTACCTTTTGGACTTCCGTTACATCGAGTACAGCCTGCTGTAACTTGTAATAGTTTGTAACCTTCAGTTTTTCCTCTTCCGACAATTTGTCATATGCCAGCTTTGCGGCTTCCATATTTCCTTGATAGTACTTGTCGCTTGGCTTTAACCCTGCAATCAGTGTATAGACATGGATTACATTGGACAAGTTCGAATATTGGTCCATATTCGTTACATACTCTTTTTGTTTATCATCCAATTTTTTCAAAGCATTATTGACTGTATTAAATTGACGGCTCAAATCATTTCTTGGATCGCTTAAGCCATCAATTGCTTTAATTGCCGCTTCGATTGGTTTAATGTACTTTTCCTGCTCTTTTAATTCAAATTCGAGTGTCACACCTTTTTTGTTGGCCGAGCTTAACGATTTATAGGCTTCACGCGCTTCTTTTATTTTGGTGATAAATTCATTTGACGGTGCTGCATTTAATGCACGAATCATCGCATCTACCTTTGCGCCGCCTTCCACATTCAGTTCATGTTCCTGCAATGTCGGTAAATTAGACACTTGTACCGCTAACTCATCCGGCAGTTCGTTATATAATGCTCTCGCTGCCGCCGTCTCTTCTACAAACGTTTTGCTCGATGGCTTAATTGAATTGATTGCATTTACTACATTATAAATTGTCGTAAGATCTCCTAATAACTTTTCGCTGTTGATGAGCAGTGAACGTTCAGACATCGTTAGTTTTTCATATGCTTTTTCAGCCGATTTAAATTTCGAAATAAAAGTACGTGCATTCGATGGATCCAACGCTAATATATCACTATCCAATTTTAGTACCGGTTTTACACCACGCTCACGAGTCGTTAAGTCTTTGTAGTTCGTTACTAAACGCTGATCTGATTTAGCCAGACTATCATAGCTGTTTCGCGCATCGACTAGTTTTTGGATATAGTTCTCTGTCATAGGAACCGCTGCATCAATGAGTGCAATTACTTGCTTGGCATCGGAAACACCTTGTTCTGCAGCTGAAAGTTTCGTAATATTATGCACGAGTTCTTGTTCCGCACCAGTCAATGCTGCATATTCCGCACGAATTACCGTGACATCCGCTTCGTATGTTTTTGAACCGACACGTAATTTTTCAATACGATTGATTAAATCCGCTACTTTTAAAATATTGTCCAGCTTCGAGCCATAGTTATAAACATCTTGCTTTTGCTTATCGGTTAGCCGTTCATACGCTTTTTGAGCTACAGATACTTTTGAAGGGTAATTACGGTCTGTATGAACAGGCAGTTTTTCAATAAGATCGATTACTTTCAATGATGCTTTGTAGTCCCGTTCAAGCCCCGTTAAAACTTTTGAGTTCCCGACATTGCGTTTTGTTGCTGAATCCAATTTTTTGTAAGCTGCCGATACTTCCGCTAAATCGGTGATGAATGCTTCACCGGATTTCGTTTGCAGTGCATCAATTCGGCTTTCCATTGAAAAAGAATCTGAAACAATCACTTCATAGTCCGTTAATTTTTTCCCGTATTCGGTAAAAAGCCTTAATTGAATATTTTCTAAATCCGTAATTGGTTCTACAGGTGCAGTATAATCCTTTAATATTTTTTCAAAATCATTTTGTAGAGTTGAAAGGCTAACTTTGAACTCAGCTGCCGTTGGGCGAATTGCATCAATTTCCAACATCAGCTTTGCGAACGGCAACAGCTCAACTAGTTTATCTCTATTGTAAACAAGCCCTTGCATAGGCTCTGCCAGTTTATTAAAAGAAGTTTCAGCTGCAGTCGTTTTACGTGTGAAATCTTTTGCCATTACATCTATCTTGCTGATTGCCTGAATTGTATTTAATACTGCCTTGTTCGCCTTTTCGATTTCTGTTAATACTTTAATATTTTTTACTAACCGCTTGCCGTTTGCAGATAATGAATTATATTTTTCACGAGCTGCATCAATTTGCTGCAAATCAACTAATTCAGCATTTTGAAAGATAAGAATATCAGCATCCAATTTTGCCGCGCTAGATTGTTCCTCTTTTTGTAATTGCAAATAGGACGTTAAAAATTGATGAAGCTTTTCGACATTTGCTGCTTCATTTGAAGGAATCGCTTCTTTTAATGAATTCCATTCGTTTAACTTATTTTCCGCTGATACTAAATCCTCTGCATAAGTAGTACTCGTGACGTTTAAATTCACTACTTGATCGGCAATTTTTGTTATCGGTATTAAAGCTTCTAGACGAGCTCGATTATGAACAAGCTCCCGCTCTTCAATTTTGGCATACGAAGATTCCGCAGTACGCACCTTTGTAATAAATGAAGTGGTAGTTGAGCGCTTTTTCGTATCCGTCAGCTTTTTATCATCCAGATTCGCAAATACATCTGTTTTGATCGCGTCGATTTGTTTATTGATCGTTGCAGCAGTTGCAGTTGATTTTTCCCATGATGTAAGGAGATCCAATAATTCTTTTAAAACATATTTGCGCTCAGTTGTTGGTAATGCATTGTACGCTGCTCTTGCATCTGCAACGATTGAGCTTTTCTCTTCATATTTTGCTGAATCAATCTTTACTATTTCTGTTTCAACTTTTTTTGCATTTTCAATTGCCGCTTGCATTTCTAGTAATTTGTCATAATTCACTACTAATCGTGTATCCAAAGGATCGAGGGCATTATATAGTTTCTCTACATTTTCTGCCTCTTCACGGAATTCTTCAGTATTTGCTGGTAACTTAGAAATTCTCGTAATTTCATTTACTACGTTTAATACATTCTCATATGGTTTTAATTCATCCGCGTTTGGTACCAGTTTTTTTTGAACATCTGTTAATTGTCCATATTCTTTAACAAGTGCATTTACTTTTGAATTAAATGTTGTTGCAGTTGGTGGGTTATCAACTAAATCTCTAATTTTATCTTCAACCGTTTGTGCCTTTTTAATATCAGCTTCTGCATTTTTTATAAATTGTTCAATCCCTGCATTACTTTCTACTAGTTGAACTTTCAATACATTTTTAAAGGCAAGATCTGTTATGTCATTAAATTCATTTCGTGCATTAGCTACAACGCTAATAAAGCTCCCCTTACTAAATGACTCCTGAGCCGTTAATGTCGTGATGGGGCTAATATAATTTTCAATAAATTGTTCAATGGCTGTCGTTTGTTCTTCAAAAGATTGTAAATGATTCAAAGATACTTCAGTCACGTATTTATTAATGAAATCCGTTTGACCATTTTCATCGTAATACAGTAATGTTTCCAAAAACGTACCTGCATTACCGTTTACAGTTTTGCTTAACTCAGTGGCGGCATTCTCCAAATTTACATTTAGATTTTCAAGTGCCTCCAGTGCTGCTTGTCTGTCTGCAACTAAGTTTTTATTTGTATTCGTTAACTTTGAAATTAAAATTTTTACTTGTGCTGCATCTTGCTTAAGTTGCATGTATTTTTCTAAATATATCAGTTTAGCATTTATCAGCGGCATGATATCCGCAAATGTTTCATCATCTTTATATGTATCGTAAATTGTTCTTTCCTGAGTTAATGTCGCACTTGTGGACTCTTCATTGGCAGCTTTAAAGCTGTTCAATAATCCTTCTGCAGTAACTGAAGCTACGACATTAAACGGAGTCGGTGTTTCACTCGCTTCTGCCTCTCCAGCCTGCGCGACGATTGCCGGAGTGATCAAGAGTCCTGCCATCAAACCAACCTTCAAGTTTTTCTTCATCGTTTTATCCCTTCCTTCACGGGTCATGCTTAAAAATGGTTCATAATCCTAGGTTAATTATCGGCATATTCTCACAGTTTGTTAGTTGATATATAAGGAAAATGATTTAGGGATAGTGAGCCCAATGAATATTCGGCACTTTACATACTTTTTTCGCCTAAAGAAGATCCTTATTCGTCAAAATGCATTGTAAATTTGCAAAGTCCGTAACTGACAACATTATTCGCCAATTATCTATTCATATTAGTCAAAATTGTGAGCTTATTAGTCATTTTCATTAGTATTTTAGTCATTCAATATCAAATAATCGGCAATTCTATATTTAATAGACACTTTTTATATTTATCCGCCATTTTCTTTAAAAACAAAAAAATCACTCTATCCAATAAAGAATAGAGTGATCTTTTATTACAATGCGTCTGTATATAATTTGCCTTCTGGTAAATACTCGGACATGCCGATTTCTTCAAGACCATTTTTAATTTTGTATGTGTGACCTAAACGGTTTTTCGATAAATAATTCGCTTTTGAAATCAACATCTCTTCAAATACAGGTAATTGTGATGGATCTACATCTTTCCAGTTTTTATAAGAGTTGATCAAGTCTTCAAGCGTTAAGTGCTGATAATCATCACCGGCGAATTCACCTTTTGGATTCACACGGTACCAAATATCTCCGTTTGAACGGATCCACTTGTTCTTCTCAATTTGCAATGCACGGCTAATCGATTTTGCCGCTTCTAAATATTTTGGATCCTGGAATTCTTTATATGCCAACAACAGAACATTCATGCCACCAAGTACATGGTTCATCGATGCATGTGTTGTCACCTGCTGATTCACAGGGAAGTAATCTGAAATATAATAAGCATCTTTAGCAACATTGATTACATGCCCCGCCTGTTTACGCGATGCTAAAAGGTCCGCATAATTGCGTAATGGCTCTTTATAGTTCGGCATATTAAACTCGGCCCCGGAATTATAGTAGAATAACGCAATCTGCTCATTGAAGCGCGTGTCGATAAATGGTGCTGTAATTCCAAATAAGTTTTTCAAATACGTACTCGTTACTTCAGTCTTCCAGTAAGTCGCGTCGCCTTTAAACTTATTCAAGTTAATGAACGAGTTTTTCACTAAGTTTGCAAAATAACGGTCGCCCTGTTCTTTTAATAATACAAGTGCGCGGTCTTCTTTTACCAACAATAGATTACGCCCGAAACCTTGGTAAGATTTCGGCATTGGCTCTGTAGTTGTCGCCATTTTATTGTATGGACCTTCTGCTGTGTACCAGTTGTTACGCTTCTTATAGTTAAGCGCAGTTTCAAGCATCCAGCCATTCATATTTTCATCTGTTTTAAATAAACGTTCATTTGAATTCATATACCATGTGTCAACAATATCATTGCCATTAGAAACAAGTGTATAGTAGCTGAATAAATCTTCGCCAAGCCATGCTTGTGAATACGCTTCATACTCCGATTCCAAATCACGCATATAACTTGTACCACCAGTATCTTTATAGCTTTGTGTTAATTGTTTTGAACGATATGCCTTTCCAACCATACGATCTGTCGCCAGCTTTTCGTTCTCCATAATGCGTAATAATCCTGTCGGGTATGATGACGAGTCAAAGCCAAATACATCAGCCGAATTTTTCTCGATTGGGAAACGATCATATCGGTACAATCGGTAATTCGTTACATTCGTTGCTTTCTGGAATAAATCCACAGTCAGCTTTGATTTCCCTTTATTCGTTAACGTTGTAAACACAAAATCATCGCCGTTTTCCAAAGCTCGAACTGTTACTTTCACTGTTGCACCTTGATTCCCGACGGCATAATTATAAACTGTATCCTTTGCAACACCGTAAGTTTCAGTCGTTGTTCCTTTAAATACAATCGTAGCTGTTGAACGAAGATATAACGGGTTTGCATCCGATGTTACTTGTGCAAAGTTCATTTCTTCACGATTGTTTTTAAAATTACTTGATACTTCTGCTGCTTGAACTTTATATTCGTTTTTTGCAATTAGATTTGTTGCAACAAGTGCACGGTGAAGCATGACCGAGAACGTAACACGGTTAACTGTTGCTTTCGGATCGTAAGTACCGTCTTCACGCCCTGTTGTAATTCCGTGCTGCGCTAAAATTTTAACATTTTCGCGATGTGATTCACTGATTTTGTTCCAGTCTTTAAATGTCAGTTCTTTACCTGTATCTTTCAAATCAAATGCACGCACTAAAGTCGTCGCCATCTGTTCACGTGTTAACGCATCCGCTACACCGAAACGTCCGTCTGGTTTACCGCCAAAAATACCAGCTTCATATGTAGAAAATACACCTTGTAAAAAGCTTGATTTCGCACTTACATCTGAAAACTTGTTCTGATACTTACCATCCGGAAGCTTTAATGCCCCTTTAAACAGGTTTGCTGCCTGACCACGGTTAATATTTAAATTTGGACGGAATTGTGCATCCGGATAACCACCGATAACGCCCATTTCTACAAGCTGCATTACTTCATTTTTAGCCCAGAAACTATCAGGTACATCCGCAAGCTTCTGCTTAACCGTTAACTTTTCACCTGTTTGCGGCTGATTAGCTGGCTCCTCAGATGACTCGTTTTGTTCTGCATCTGTTGCAGGCTGTTCAGTTTGTGCCGGAGACTCTTGCTCTTGCTCTACTGATTCCTCTTTTTCCGGAGATGTTTCTGTTTGTGGTTCTTGCTGAGCAGGTGTTGTCGTTGTTTGTTCAGCTTTTTCATCAGCAGAAGTAGATTCCGCTTCCTTTTCATCTGTAACCGTTTCCTCTTGAACTACTGGAATATTACCGGAATCCGTAGTTGGAGTCATAGTAGTGGTTGAATTTTGTGCTGTTGGATTTTCAGCTTCAACTGTGCCTTGTACATTTGCATACGTAGCGGTTGGTAGCGCTGTGGATAAAAATAGTAGCGAGGCTAACAGTGCTGATTTTATTTTCAACATTCGACAGATTCCCTCCTTTTATTTCAATAACGTATAAATTATACCGAATATCGCCATATATTTCACTGAAATGTACAATATTTAATAGAATAATAGCAATCAAATTAAGTGTAGCACGCTACTTGTTATGAAGCGATGGTAATTCTCGCTTTCTTTAGTAGGTATTTCTTTTTTGGGGTGTCGGGGAGGCAGTTCTACTTTTGCGCGCCATGATTCTACATTTCGACAAAAAGGTTCTACTTTCCGGCGGGGCTTTCTACTTTTCTGTATTTAGGTTCTACTTTTAGAGTGATTTGTTCTACTTTTAACCATGGTGGTTCTACTTTCGAAGGGCAGGTGGCGATTATCTTTTCCAAGTTCTGCTTTCGAGCCGGAACTTTCTACTTTTCCCTTCTAAGGTTCTACTTTCTGACGGCAACCGGCTAATATCTTTTACGGGTACCACTTTCAAGCACAAACTTTCTCCTTTTGCATAAGAACTTTCCATTTTTTCTCTGCCCTCTATCTCAATATTTTAATCTCTAAATTTCCCCATAAAAATACACTTGAGCTTATTCAAAACTCAAGTGCATTCGTCAAAACGCTTCCTTATTCTACTCCAATAACAATAAAGTCATCTGAAGTCGCTTCGATAGCATTATATAAAAATGTTGCTAACTGGGCGCGTGTTAATTTCATATTCGGGCTGAATGTTGTAGCAGTCGTACCTTTTGAAATTCCGTAATCTACTAATGTCTGGATGTATTTCTTCGTTGCAGTATCCGTTAACTTATTGACATCGGTAAATTTCGTCTTTGTAGTAGTAGATTGCTGCAACTCAAAACCGACCGTCAACATTTTGGCTAACTGAGAACGAGTCAATGTTGCGTTCGGACGGAATTCATCGCCATAGCCGTATACAATGCCCGCTTTATTTAATGCAGCGATGGCCTTGTAATATTTACTTGATGTTGGAACGTCCTTAAAACCTGGATTTGATGCGGAACTGTTTTGCAGATTTAATGCATTCGCTAAATATACTGCCGCATCCCCACGTGTTGCCGACTTACCTGGCTCATAAGTATTGCTCGTTACGCCTGTAATAATGCCTTCATTATATAAAGAGACTATTGCGTTTGCATGTGAATTCGTTTCTTTTACGTCGGTAAATGGATTTGTAGATGCCTGTACTGAATGGCCACTTACTACAACACTCGAAATAATAAGTACGGCAGTAAGAATTGTGCGATAGAAAAACTTCTTCATTTAATTCAACCCTTCCTCTTAAACTAGTTAGCATAATTATACAATAGTTTATAGTTTTATGTAGACGATTACTTAAAGTGGGCATCTCATTAACCTTGACCAATTTTATTAGAAAGATTTTCGAACATATTCGATGATTTCTAAATTTTATTAGAAATTTTGCTATCGACATTAGCAATTCCATATATTTCACTGCTCAATTCAATTATATCTAAGCCCAAACCGCTCTAATATCCTTACACTAAATATTTTATTAGCAAAATCAATACC
This window of the Solibacillus isronensis genome carries:
- a CDS encoding NlpC/P60 family protein codes for the protein MKKKILLPIFATFMIFSGVGMGSNNTAQAASVSELTATASKYIGVPYVYGGTTASGLDCSGFTQLVFKQLGFDLNRTAAAQYKQGSAVSKSDLQPGDLVFFNTTGKTASHVGISLGGNKFVHAGTSTGVTEASLSSSYWAKRYNGAKRVASFGESQKVVAAVSSVEKEEVKDSAIDFTVYASRGEVAIQLAKTLGLDTSDTNSPFTDIKSSSKYAGAATALYKLGVFTGDEGKFNPASPLTRAQMAKVLVKAFDLKMKQDTLNFTDVPTSHWAHSDISILASNGITVGKGDGTFGTNDNVMLKHLTAFINRLQ
- a CDS encoding S-layer homology domain-containing protein — encoded protein: MKRVLIMGSIIACLLHAPSSEAYAKTTPTFTDVKSTYWAAPVIYELVEKGFMEGYTDGTFKPNSTTTRAEAASIIARTMGVQLTTDFVPKFTDVPTDHRYYKEICKLAELGIIQNASEFHPEAPLKRAHISKMIALAYAVEVDQKNKTSFKDLPKNYWAKDIIESLADVEIVKGKTAKTFEPNEFVTRAHVAALTMRGMEFKEKVKNLDVIYDFLQKDYIDTVNHHKQWEKKILELVNKERAAKGLSPLMQDKKLAQIAIIKVKDMLKRNYFEHNSPFYGNPWDLATLFDYEYTSYGENLARNFESPETTVKAWMASPKHRDNILKEVYTHMGIGIEQSKNGKYYVVQHFSSK
- a CDS encoding S-layer homology domain-containing protein, which codes for MLKIKSALLASLLFLSTALPTATYANVQGTVEAENPTAQNSTTTMTPTTDSGNIPVVQEETVTDEKEAESTSADEKAEQTTTTPAQQEPQTETSPEKEESVEQEQESPAQTEQPATDAEQNESSEEPANQPQTGEKLTVKQKLADVPDSFWAKNEVMQLVEMGVIGGYPDAQFRPNLNINRGQAANLFKGALKLPDGKYQNKFSDVSAKSSFLQGVFSTYEAGIFGGKPDGRFGVADALTREQMATTLVRAFDLKDTGKELTFKDWNKISESHRENVKILAQHGITTGREDGTYDPKATVNRVTFSVMLHRALVATNLIAKNEYKVQAAEVSSNFKNNREEMNFAQVTSDANPLYLRSTATIVFKGTTTETYGVAKDTVYNYAVGNQGATVKVTVRALENGDDFVFTTLTNKGKSKLTVDLFQKATNVTNYRLYRYDRFPIEKNSADVFGFDSSSYPTGLLRIMENEKLATDRMVGKAYRSKQLTQSYKDTGGTSYMRDLESEYEAYSQAWLGEDLFSYYTLVSNGNDIVDTWYMNSNERLFKTDENMNGWMLETALNYKKRNNWYTAEGPYNKMATTTEPMPKSYQGFGRNLLLVKEDRALVLLKEQGDRYFANLVKNSFINLNKFKGDATYWKTEVTSTYLKNLFGITAPFIDTRFNEQIALFYYNSGAEFNMPNYKEPLRNYADLLASRKQAGHVINVAKDAYYISDYFPVNQQVTTHASMNHVLGGMNVLLLAYKEFQDPKYLEAAKSISRALQIEKNKWIRSNGDIWYRVNPKGEFAGDDYQHLTLEDLINSYKNWKDVDPSQLPVFEEMLISKANYLSKNRLGHTYKIKNGLEEIGMSEYLPEGKLYTDAL
- a CDS encoding S-layer homology domain-containing protein, with protein sequence MKKFFYRTILTAVLIISSVVVSGHSVQASTNPFTDVKETNSHANAIVSLYNEGIITGVTSNTYEPGKSATRGDAAVYLANALNLQNSSASNPGFKDVPTSSKYYKAIAALNKAGIVYGYGDEFRPNATLTRSQLAKMLTVGFELQQSTTTKTKFTDVNKLTDTATKKYIQTLVDYGISKGTTATTFSPNMKLTRAQLATFLYNAIEATSDDFIVIGVE